Proteins co-encoded in one Melioribacteraceae bacterium genomic window:
- a CDS encoding DUF2851 family protein, producing MSSDIKVPESLLYEVWQKQSYKSSLKTETGDEISILDSGSKNDDFAGPDFKNARIRIGNLTYVGDIEIDSSYADWKNHGHNIDNKYNSVVLHATFVNKNHQPHVYTRNGRKVPSICLAPFIDDSLLENLKQSISGDKEEVVTNMKCSSVSVSISSEIKEKFLSQLGVDRFHKKCNRIFERLKELQFLNELNIKEPVIGYELSSRFHEKKFQHSDFSNKLLWQQLFYELLFEALGYSKNKVQMTELAQIANVNFLKKIESDGILIDKYEALLLYISGLANSSDKVNSPDSKNYIERILLNWNAVKPFYDGRYMEESNWHFFRLRPQNFPTIRMAAGARLLKELLHGNMINIIAKKITEIHNLTVLINSLRSLFVVRSEGFWKNHYTLDQAASSEIKYFVGATRADEIVINVVLPFFAVYFEVFGSPNITKKILKIYSIYEQRSENQIVVDVGKSLNMNDSVRRSVLAQGMIDLFRNYCSKNKCLECEIGKIIFN from the coding sequence ATGAGTTCTGATATAAAGGTCCCCGAAAGCTTGCTGTACGAAGTTTGGCAGAAACAATCCTACAAATCCTCTCTGAAAACAGAGACGGGCGATGAAATTTCAATCCTCGATTCCGGAAGTAAAAACGATGACTTTGCCGGTCCAGACTTTAAAAACGCACGAATCCGGATCGGTAACCTTACTTACGTTGGTGATATTGAAATAGACAGCAGTTATGCCGATTGGAAAAATCACGGTCATAATATCGATAATAAGTATAACAGCGTTGTACTGCATGCTACGTTTGTTAATAAAAATCATCAGCCTCATGTTTATACTCGTAATGGCAGGAAAGTCCCTTCTATCTGTCTGGCCCCATTCATCGATGATTCTTTACTTGAAAACTTGAAACAATCTATCAGTGGTGATAAAGAGGAAGTCGTCACTAATATGAAGTGTTCTTCAGTTTCAGTGTCCATAAGCAGTGAAATAAAAGAAAAATTTCTTTCTCAACTGGGTGTCGACCGTTTTCATAAAAAATGTAACCGGATATTTGAAAGATTAAAAGAACTTCAATTCCTCAATGAACTTAATATTAAAGAGCCGGTAATCGGTTACGAACTTTCATCCCGTTTCCATGAGAAAAAATTCCAGCACTCGGATTTTTCGAATAAATTATTGTGGCAGCAGCTCTTTTACGAACTCCTGTTCGAAGCGCTCGGCTATTCAAAAAATAAAGTCCAGATGACCGAACTAGCTCAGATCGCTAATGTCAATTTTCTGAAAAAAATTGAGAGCGACGGAATCCTGATCGATAAATACGAAGCACTCCTCCTTTATATAAGCGGTTTGGCAAATTCCTCAGATAAAGTTAACAGTCCCGACTCTAAAAATTATATTGAACGGATTCTTCTCAACTGGAATGCTGTAAAACCATTTTACGACGGCAGGTATATGGAGGAATCCAACTGGCACTTTTTCAGACTTCGGCCTCAGAATTTCCCGACAATTAGAATGGCTGCCGGTGCACGATTGCTGAAAGAACTTCTTCACGGTAATATGATAAATATAATAGCCAAGAAGATAACGGAAATTCATAACCTTACAGTATTGATTAATTCGCTAAGGTCCTTGTTTGTTGTAAGATCCGAGGGCTTCTGGAAAAACCACTACACTTTGGATCAGGCGGCAAGCAGCGAAATTAAATATTTTGTCGGAGCCACAAGAGCGGATGAAATAGTAATTAATGTTGTCCTTCCGTTCTTTGCTGTTTATTTCGAAGTATTCGGCAGCCCGAACATCACAAAGAAAATATTGAAAATCTATTCCATTTATGAACAGCGGTCGGAAAATCAGATAGTTGTAGACGTCGGAAAATCTCTCAACATGAATGATAGTGTAAGGAGATCGGTTCTTGCACAGGGAATGATAGATCTATTTAGAAATTATTGTTCTAAAAACAAGTGTCTTGAATGTGAAATCGGAAAGATTATATTTAATTAG
- a CDS encoding bifunctional nuclease family protein: MNKVQVEILGLSASPSAGGAYALLLKEVYGVRRLPIIIGSFEAQSIALEMEGIKPPRPLTHDLLKNLIDNLGATVTEIIIDELKENTFYAKIKIEVATLSNEIDSRPSDAIALAVRTGAPLYVAEDVMRTASFVPSSEEIDESEELPHTHESEAKPRKKSIPETKLAQLQDQLREAIEKEDYERAAKIRDEINKLSGTQN, from the coding sequence GTGAATAAGGTACAAGTAGAAATATTAGGACTCTCCGCCAGTCCATCGGCTGGCGGAGCTTACGCTCTACTGCTTAAAGAAGTTTATGGAGTAAGGAGGCTACCGATAATTATCGGTTCTTTCGAAGCTCAATCGATCGCGCTTGAAATGGAGGGGATAAAACCGCCCCGTCCCCTTACACATGATCTGCTGAAAAACCTGATTGATAATCTGGGTGCGACTGTCACTGAAATAATAATTGATGAACTTAAAGAGAATACATTCTACGCAAAGATCAAAATTGAAGTAGCCACATTATCCAACGAAATAGATTCTCGACCGAGCGATGCGATTGCGCTTGCCGTAAGAACCGGAGCACCTCTTTACGTTGCAGAGGATGTAATGCGTACCGCCTCGTTTGTACCATCAAGCGAAGAAATTGATGAATCTGAAGAACTCCCTCATACACATGAATCAGAAGCGAAACCGCGCAAAAAGAGTATACCGGAAACAAAATTAGCACAATTGCAGGATCAATTAAGAGAAGCTATAGAAAAAGAGGATTATGAAAGGGCAGCAAAAATAAGGGACGAGATAAATAAGCTTTCTGGGACTCAGAACTAA
- the pyrF gene encoding orotidine-5'-phosphate decarboxylase produces the protein MMNALQKLNERFKNGFHICVGLDTDITKIPKHLLKNSNPVEEFNKIIIDNTHRHAAAYKINFAFYEKDGSKGFDNIHRILEYLKNLPCLIIADAKRGDIGNTSLMYAQSVFDHFGFDAVTLHPYMGFDSIEPFLNYQDKLNFILALTSNPGSADFEKQMLADNTFLYQKVISKVLKWNNLKNCGIVFGATNLNELQDNINSFGELPVLLPGVGSQGGDLNEVVSVFNSVNNRNFLINVSRALIYSDGSENFGRKAYEYISFMNDSVAGIISK, from the coding sequence ATGATGAATGCGCTTCAAAAACTGAATGAAAGGTTTAAAAACGGATTCCATATTTGTGTAGGTCTCGATACTGACATAACGAAAATCCCGAAACATCTTTTAAAAAATTCTAATCCTGTTGAAGAATTCAATAAAATTATTATTGATAATACGCACCGACATGCTGCGGCCTACAAAATAAATTTCGCTTTTTATGAAAAGGATGGCTCTAAAGGATTTGATAATATCCATAGAATTCTTGAATATCTTAAAAATCTCCCGTGTTTAATAATTGCAGATGCTAAAAGAGGCGATATCGGTAATACTTCTCTTATGTATGCACAATCGGTTTTCGATCATTTCGGTTTCGATGCCGTTACTCTTCACCCGTATATGGGCTTTGATTCCATTGAACCTTTTCTCAATTACCAGGATAAATTGAATTTCATTCTGGCCTTAACTTCCAATCCGGGATCCGCAGATTTTGAAAAGCAAATGTTGGCTGATAATACCTTCCTTTATCAGAAAGTAATTAGTAAAGTCCTGAAGTGGAATAACCTGAAAAATTGCGGGATCGTATTCGGGGCTACCAATCTTAATGAGCTTCAGGATAATATAAATTCTTTCGGAGAATTGCCTGTGCTTCTTCCCGGTGTTGGATCTCAGGGCGGAGACTTGAATGAAGTTGTCTCTGTGTTTAACTCGGTCAACAATCGTAATTTTCTTATAAATGTTAGCAGAGCTTTGATCTATAGCGACGGCTCGGAGAACTTCGGCCGGAAGGCTTATGAGTACATCTCATTTATGAATGATTCTGTTGCGGGAATAATTTCAAAATAA